The Triticum aestivum cultivar Chinese Spring chromosome 7B, IWGSC CS RefSeq v2.1, whole genome shotgun sequence genome window below encodes:
- the LOC123162555 gene encoding disease resistance protein RGA4-like, which produces MSILNAEHSKVLLMKKIFFQGCSPELEWGSTAIVEKCDGLPLALVCMAKFLLGENELTGSHCARVCHNLGHHMEKEADFTKLQQVLVNNYSSLSGYPLRTSLLYTSVFPNGRPIRRNTLIRRWLAEGYVQCQYKRSDLEVADENFRELIDRNIIRPIDASNNAKVKTCRTHGIMHEFMLHKSMSDNFITSLHDHNRSNFRHLFIQNHASGSTLSSNQRTSPASDDAAGSEKFRARSLTISGDAGEAASEFCRCELLRVLDLEECNDLEDSHLKDIHKLWHLKYLSLGGTISNLPKKIDKLHCLETLDLRKTKIEILPVEVIGLPHLAYLFGKFKFGKKDLRKSEIAEFSQRKSKLKSLAGFYADGNPGFLQLMAHMKKLKKVKIWCESTGADNRGLPHVSKAVQKFAQDGMDTTGVRSLSLNLGNTMGDFLGSIQEYCYLSSLKLHGRLSVLPQFVTSLCGLTELCLSSTNLMGHDLSNLRKLRYLLYLKLVEDDLGSFTIDNGDFPSLQRLCLVVKMPILPAIKEGALTYLVSVQLLCENLFDLSGMRIEFHDCLEEVALDSMVSTRTAEMWETAAKKHPKRPKVVFLKRIDPSEP; this is translated from the coding sequence ATGAGCATTCTTAACGCAGAGCACTCCAAGGTTTTGCTAATGAAGAAGATTTTCTTCCAAGGATGTTCACCTGAACTGGAGTGGGGTTCAACAGCAATTGTGGAGAAGTGTGACGGCCTTCCACTTGCTCTTGTGTGTATGGCCAAGTTTTTGCTAGGCGAGAATGAGCTTACGGGAAGTCACTGTGCGCGAGTTTGCCACAACCTCGGGCATCATATGGAGAAGGAGGCAGACTTCACAAAATTGCAACAGGTTCTTGTAAATAACTACAGCAGCCTGTCTGGTTATCCTCTGAGGACCTCCTTGCTATACACGAGTGTGTTCCCAAATGGTCGCCCAATCAGGAGGAATACTTTAATCAGGCGATGGCTAGCTGAAGGGTATGTCCAGTGTCAATATAAACGCAGTGATCTGGAGGTAGCAGATGAAAACTTCCGGGAACTTATTGACCGGAATATCATCCGGCCGATCGATGCTAGCAACAATGCAAAAGTGAAGACGTGCAGAACTCATGGAATCATGCACGAGTTCATGCTGCACAAGTCAATGTCTGATAACTTCATCACATCTCTTCATGATCACAATCGGAGTAATTTTCGTCACCTGTTCATCCAAAACCATGCAAGTGGCAGCACCTTGAGCTCAAACCAGCGTACAAGTCCAGCAAGCGATGATGCAGCTGGCAGTGAGAAATTCCGCGCCCGGTCTCTGACCATCTCTGGGGATGCGGGAGAAGCTGCTTCTGAGTTTTGCAGGTGCGAGCTGCTGCGAGTGTTGGATCTGGAAGAATGCAATGATTTGGAGGACAGTCATCTCAAGGACATACATAAGCTGTGGCATCTAAAATATCTGAGCCTTGGGGGCACTATCAGCAACCTTCCGAAGAAAATTGACAAGCTACACTGTTTAGAGACCCTGGATCTGAGGAAGACAAAGATAGAGATATTGCCGGTGGAAGTCATTGGGTTGCCTCACCTAGCCTACCTGTTTGGAAAGTTTAAGTTTGGGAAAAAGGACTTGAGAAAGAGCGAAATAGCGGAGTTCTCGCAAAGAAAAAGTAAGTTGAAGTCTCTTGCAGGATTTTATGCAGATGGAAACCCTGGGTTTCTACAACTGATGGCTCATATGAAAAAACTGAAAAAGGTTAAGATATGGTGTGAATCCACTGGCGCAGACAACAGAGGCTTGCCTCACGTTTCAAAGGCAGTTCAGAAGTTTGCTCAGGATGGCATGGACACAACCGGCGTTCGTTCTCTGTCACTCAATCTTGGGAATACCATGGGTGACTTCCTGGGTTCTATTCAAGAATATTGTTATCTTAGCTCGCTGAAACTGCACGGCCGGCTTAGTGTATTGCCTCAGTTTGTTACATCCCTGTGTGGCCTCACGGAGTTGTGCCTTTCATCGACTAATCTGATGGGGCATGATCTATCGAACCTGCGCAAGCTGCGCTACTTGCTTTACCTCAAGCTGGTTGAGGATGACCTTGGGAGCTTCACCATAGACAATGGGGACTTCCCAAGCCTGCAACGCCTATGCCTTGTGGTGAAAATGCCCATCCTCCCTGCAATCAAAGAGGGAGCCCTGACGTACCTTGTCTCAGTCCAGCTGCTCTGTGAAAACCTCTTTGATCTTTCAGGCATGAGGATCGAGTTCCATGATTGTCTAGAGGAAGTTGCCCTCGATTCTATGGTCAGTACAAGAACGGCAGAAATGTGGGAAACCGCAGCGAAGAAGCATCCCAAGAGACCAAAAGTTGTGTTTCTCAAAAGGATTGATCCGAGCGAACCCTAG